Sequence from the Mustela erminea isolate mMusErm1 chromosome 8, mMusErm1.Pri, whole genome shotgun sequence genome:
GAAgtaaaaatgttaagtaatttCACAGAAGATGTACAGTAGCCCCCAAATGATCTGTGTGATGTCTCCCTGCAGGCCTTTGCAAGAGCAGACAACTGTGAGGCAGACACGCTGGGATGAATTTCCATAACTCTTCACGAATAATGGGTCCCAGACACACGCAGACTTTACTGCAGACCCCGGGCAGAAGCAGCCACACCTGTGAGGTGGTGGGTCGGTGTGTGAAAGATATTTCACAAACCCTGGCTCAAGAGCAAAAAGAGAATGTCACCCATAATTACTTTCTACAGAGAATCATAAATAGACAGGCATTTTTCCCTAAATATGTAAGCCTAAACCAGCTCTTACTCCTGGATCTTTTTAAGGCAGCAAGAATAAAAACTGATGTTTCCGCTGCTATTTATGTTGCCTCGGTATTGGGAAATCACAGAATTAAAGTACACGGAGCAACTTGATAAGATCACCCTTCAGAGCTCCAAGAAACGATCTGAAATGAAGAGTTTGGTTCAGCCCCTGTGCTAACAAATATTTCTGTTGAGCTGTTCCTTCTAGGGAATGACCTAAATATATAGTCAAAAGAAAACTTCAGTAAAGAGAACAAGGTTCTTATATATGAACTTCACAAGCCTCAGAACTGGTATAGGGTGTATATTTTGCTAATGCTACAGTAAGTACTTCACTTGGAAGCCTCAAATGAAAGGCCTCCGGGGCCGCAGCTCCAGCGGGCTTACTGGACAGTCAGCCAAGTGCCCTGGTGGAGGGAGCACCTTgcgtgccctcccctccccatcctgtgAAAAAGCACTCCCTAAGGAAGTAGCaaacaggagaggaaaggggcctaggcaaagaggaagagaattccAGCACAAGGTTAAAAGCAGTTTTGTCTTCTGACTTTGTCACCATGAAACGCACCTGCTGTGATGTCCAGTTGAGCTACTGGAGGTCCTCTGGCTGCTTCTGGAAACTGATGCTGGCATAGGCGCTTAAATCCTCACTGGAGCGGCTGGTTGAGCTGCTCTCACTGCTGCCCAGAGGCTgatgagggggtgggggcgggggaggctgcGGTTGAGGGGGGCGCTCCTGAGGGCGCTGTTTGAAGTCCTTGACCAGATCCAGGTCTATGTAGTTAAGCCCATTCTCCAAACCCCCAGCAGCCCCACACACTGGGGCCGGCTCCTTGGCAGCTCCCCCAAGCTCCCCAGGCCTCAGCCACACATTCTCAAAGGAAGCAGAACTGTGGCGTTTCATGTCCTCCGtgctgctgctgccaccaccGCTGCCCCCTACAGCTGCCCCCCCTCCAAAGGGCACCGTGTTGCCCGCCCGGGTGGCACTAGGTGTGGAGGAGAAGGTCTCAGAGCTATGCCTCCTCCGGCACCCTTGTGGGTCCGCACGGATCACTTTGGCACTCTGGTTCCGGTTGGGACTGAGGTTGACCCGGGTGAAGGCGCTCATGGCCCCAGGTCCCTGTGGGGCTCCCAGCAGGGAAGAGCGAGCCACCAGCTCCCCTGCTTTCTGAGGCGcagtggtgggggaagcagaggctgCAGAGGATGAGGGAGCTGCTGCTGTGGCCCCTGGAAGGCCGGCCTCCTCCACAACGCCTGTCCTCATGTCAGCATAGCTGATGGGGGCAACTGGTGAGGTGTCCACGTAGCTCTGCCCGGAACAACCCATCTGCATGGTCATGTAGTCCCCCCGGCTGCTGGGCACTGCCCGGGTAGGCCGGCACATGCTAGCAGCTCCAGGAGGTGCAGGGCCCACTCTGCCTGGCTGGACCCCAGCGCTCTCCTGCCAGGTCGCCCTCCGGCCCGGCCCCAGGTCCATGTTCATGTATTCCTCTGTGCCAGTCTCTTCCTCTCGGGGAGCTGGCTGGAGCTGGGACGGACACCTGACAGAAGGCGAGCTGCGGGAAGCCACAGGACCAGACAAGTAACCCGGCTGATCACTCCCAAATTCAATATTCACATATTCCCCCGGGCTCTTGGGCTCTGGAGGGTGCAGCAGGGTCGGCTGTTGCTGCTGCTCTCGTACCCGAGGTAAGGTGCTGGCCTTGGGATCCCCCAGAGACAGCCTCGTGGGCCGAGCCAGGCGGCTGTTGGTCTGGGCAGCTGTGTCCACCTTTCGAGGCAGATGAGGCTGCAGGACCTGATGGTGGATATGTGGGAGGCCAGGATCTGGCCTCACCCCACAGTATCCCCCTCCCAGGCTGTCGctgctggtggaggaggaggaatctTCTGCCGCTGCAGCATAGAGAAGGCGACCAGAGCTGGAGGAAAGGCGAAGGTGTTGGTGCCGAGCactctcctccagctccccaggGCGCTGGGTGTGCTTAAAGGACCTTGGCAATGAGTAGTAGGAGAGAACTGGCTTGTGCTGGGGGTCTTCCGGGCCATAGTAGCAGTCGGAGGGGCTGCTGGTGTTGGAGTCCCCCACTGGCGACATGTTCATGTAATCACCAGTACAAGACAAGAGCTTGCTGCTGCCACTCTCCCCAGGCAGCTTGGGATGCGGCAGGGCAGAACCAtggtgccccccaaccccatttGTCCATAGTTTGCCATAGCTGCCCCCAGAAGGGGCAGCGCCAGTGCTACTGCTGGGCCCACCTCCAATGTCAGGGGAGCAGCTGCCGCTCGGGGACATCATCATGTAGCCATTGGGGTCCACTCGCTGGGGATGGCGTCTGATTGGGTTGATGATCTGCTGGGGTGCAGACACACTCTTGGGGCTCATGGGCATGTAGTCCCCACTGCCCTTTCGGCTGCTGGGCACTGGAGCCACTCCTGGGGACATGGGCATGTAGCCATCATCAGTGTGGAGAGTGGAGGCGTCTGGGCGGTGGTGGCCCCCACGCCGGTCCAAAGGGTGCATTTCCAGACCCTCCTCGGGGTAGGAGTGGGTGGGCACGAAGGCAGAGTGCCGGTAGCCAGGCAGTCGGCCTCCACTGCCACCTCCTGGTGGGTAGGCAGGCATCATCTCCGTGTATTCCTCAATGGAAGCCACAGAGGACTGGGATGGGGTCTTCTGGTGGGAAATGGTAGGGGACGTGCCAGCAGAGTGAGTCCGCTTTCGGAACCGATTATCCAGATCTGTAGCACTGGCTGCTTCATCCCCAGCCAGGGCTGGGCTCGTGCCCAAACCAGTTCCTGGGATGTAGCGGTGACCGTTGCCACCCCGAGGCAAAATGTAGTGACCATTGGGGGCGGCGAGGGTGGAGGACCCTTTGCCCCCCATGCAGATGTAGTTGCTCAGCTCCTCCTCGCCTCGGGCTGGTGGGGTGTGGCCCAGGGAATCCGGGGTGACACTGCGGAAGGAACTTCGAAAATCGCAAGGGCTGGAGCCATACTCATCGGAGGAGATGAAGCCGCCATCGCTGGGGGATCCCGACACAGAAGCACTAGACCTCCGTGGGAAAAGACAGTCCGAGGTGGAGCCGTGGCCACTGGTGCTGCTGGACGACAGACTGACCGGGCTGGTGGCAGAAGGTGAGCAGCGAGAGGAAGGCATGGGGATGGAGCGGCTGTGGTTGAGAGGAGGGTGTAGCCGGGAGCTGCCGCGATGCCGGTGGGCGTGGGTCCTGTTGGTGCTAGGACTCACGGGGCTGCCGTCCACCGAGGCCGGCCGGGACATGGTGCCTTCGCCATCACTGGACGCGCGCACACGGAAGGAGCCCTGCTTGCCGCCCACCATGCTGGCCGGAGAGGTGGCGGTGATGCTCTCCGTGCGAGAGCGGCGCGTCAGCCCCACCTGGCTGGGCGGGGGGTTGTTGAGATGGTGCCTGCGCAGGGGGACGCTGATGGGGTTGGAGCAGTTGGAGGAGGACTGGCTCTTACTTCGAGGACGGAACTCATCGCTCATGGCCCTCATGGCCTCCAGAATTGTCTCGTGCATGTTTTGGGCCACCACAGAGTCATCCACCTGCATCCAGAACTCCCCAGGTCCCGTCACTGCGGAACGGCCCACCTCGATGAAGAAGAAGTTCTCCGAGTGGCCGCAGCGTCTGATGTTCATCAGCTGCAGCACCACAGCCGCCGCCTCCGAGTTCAGCTTCACGAAGCTGATGGTCTTGCTGGTCAGGCAGAGACGGTAGATACCAATCAGGTTCTTTGTCTGACCCAGGCCCTTGGGTTTCAGGATCACCTGCCAGACCTCCTTGAACGCAGGTCCTGGGGGCACGTCCCCGTAACTCAagtcctccccagcctccccgaGGCCAGAGCTGCCACTGCAgctgcccccacctcctcctgccccgGGGGCTGCCGCCCCGTCGTGGTGGCCCTTGGCCCGGTTGTGCAGCTGCAGGAGGGCCTGGTACCAGCTGTCCTGCTCGGCCTCGCTGTCCGCCGCGATGGCAAAGTGCTCGTCCCGGGTGTAAAGGGCCACCAGGTGCTTGTTCTTGGAGTCGGCCCGCTTGTTGATGTTGAAACAG
This genomic interval carries:
- the IRS1 gene encoding insulin receptor substrate 1, whose translation is MASPPETDGFSDVRKVGYLRKPKSMHKRFFVLRAASEAGGPARLEYYENEKKWRHKSSAPKRSIPLESCFNINKRADSKNKHLVALYTRDEHFAIAADSEAEQDSWYQALLQLHNRAKGHHDGAAAPGAGGGGGSCSGSSGLGEAGEDLSYGDVPPGPAFKEVWQVILKPKGLGQTKNLIGIYRLCLTSKTISFVKLNSEAAAVVLQLMNIRRCGHSENFFFIEVGRSAVTGPGEFWMQVDDSVVAQNMHETILEAMRAMSDEFRPRSKSQSSSNCSNPISVPLRRHHLNNPPPSQVGLTRRSRTESITATSPASMVGGKQGSFRVRASSDGEGTMSRPASVDGSPVSPSTNRTHAHRHRGSSRLHPPLNHSRSIPMPSSRCSPSATSPVSLSSSSTSGHGSTSDCLFPRRSSASVSGSPSDGGFISSDEYGSSPCDFRSSFRSVTPDSLGHTPPARGEEELSNYICMGGKGSSTLAAPNGHYILPRGGNGHRYIPGTGLGTSPALAGDEAASATDLDNRFRKRTHSAGTSPTISHQKTPSQSSVASIEEYTEMMPAYPPGGGSGGRLPGYRHSAFVPTHSYPEEGLEMHPLDRRGGHHRPDASTLHTDDGYMPMSPGVAPVPSSRKGSGDYMPMSPKSVSAPQQIINPIRRHPQRVDPNGYMMMSPSGSCSPDIGGGPSSSTGAAPSGGSYGKLWTNGVGGHHGSALPHPKLPGESGSSKLLSCTGDYMNMSPVGDSNTSSPSDCYYGPEDPQHKPVLSYYSLPRSFKHTQRPGELEESARHQHLRLSSSSGRLLYAAAAEDSSSSTSSDSLGGGYCGVRPDPGLPHIHHQVLQPHLPRKVDTAAQTNSRLARPTRLSLGDPKASTLPRVREQQQQPTLLHPPEPKSPGEYVNIEFGSDQPGYLSGPVASRSSPSVRCPSQLQPAPREEETGTEEYMNMDLGPGRRATWQESAGVQPGRVGPAPPGAASMCRPTRAVPSSRGDYMTMQMGCSGQSYVDTSPVAPISYADMRTGVVEEAGLPGATAAAPSSSAASASPTTAPQKAGELVARSSLLGAPQGPGAMSAFTRVNLSPNRNQSAKVIRADPQGCRRRHSSETFSSTPSATRAGNTVPFGGGAAVGGSGGGSSSTEDMKRHSSASFENVWLRPGELGGAAKEPAPVCGAAGGLENGLNYIDLDLVKDFKQRPQERPPQPQPPPPPPPHQPLGSSESSSTSRSSEDLSAYASISFQKQPEDLQ